A genome region from Balneolaceae bacterium includes the following:
- the sucB gene encoding 2-oxoglutarate dehydrogenase, E2 component, dihydrolipoamide succinyltransferase — translation MARVEVEMPQMGESVMEGTVIEWTKKVGEQVEEDETLLEIATDKVDTEVPSPQAGTLVEILAEEGDTIEVGQTIAVIETDADQVDKSESPEVDKSESQEVEKSDKSESPESEESEVEESEEPEPEPASASASASGGEGERVEVKMPKMGESVMEGTVIEWTKKVGDEVEEDETLLEISTDKVDTEVPSPQAGTLVEILVEEGETIEVGQTIAVIATGKAAASGASASAASGDGASGATSDTKSGAAESTPAPSAQPSAAPASASAGSPAASANGQPSGGGSEPQRIGSDGRFYSPLVRSIAREENISQEELERIEGSGKGGRVAKQDVMQYLEDRKAGKVQQPAAQQAPAEQQQRARQAAKSGESAISAGELNVERPSGNTEIIKMDRMRKMIAEHMVRSKQMAAHVTTFAEVDVTELVRWREANKKTFAERAGVKLTYTPLFIEQIIQAIREFPLINSSVDMEKEEIILKRDINFGLAVALGQGGEGGLIVPVIKKAQEKNLVGLAEEVAQLADKARNKNLSPDDLVGGTITLTNYGSVGNLMGTPIINQPQVAIMGTGVIEKRPVVMETNHGDVIAIRHMMYLSMSYDHRIIDGAHGGAFLNRVKELLENFDADRAV, via the coding sequence ATGGCCAGAGTTGAAGTGGAAATGCCCCAGATGGGCGAATCAGTAATGGAGGGCACCGTCATCGAGTGGACCAAAAAGGTCGGTGAGCAGGTGGAGGAAGACGAGACCCTTCTGGAAATTGCAACCGACAAGGTAGACACCGAAGTGCCCTCGCCGCAGGCCGGCACCCTTGTAGAGATTCTGGCTGAGGAGGGCGACACCATCGAAGTGGGGCAGACAATCGCTGTTATAGAAACCGATGCTGATCAAGTCGACAAGTCGGAAAGTCCTGAAGTCGACAAGTCGGAAAGTCAGGAAGTCGAAAAGTCTGATAAGTCCGAAAGTCCGGAGTCCGAAGAGTCCGAAGTCGAGGAGTCCGAAGAGCCTGAACCCGAGCCTGCATCTGCTTCCGCATCCGCTTCCGGCGGCGAAGGGGAGCGCGTCGAGGTAAAAATGCCCAAGATGGGCGAGTCGGTGATGGAAGGCACCGTTATCGAGTGGACCAAGAAGGTGGGCGACGAGGTGGAGGAGGACGAAACTCTCCTGGAAATTTCCACCGACAAGGTGGACACCGAAGTACCCTCGCCGCAGGCCGGCACCCTCGTGGAGATCTTGGTGGAGGAGGGTGAGACCATCGAAGTGGGACAGACCATCGCCGTGATCGCCACCGGCAAGGCCGCCGCATCCGGCGCCTCCGCCTCGGCAGCCTCCGGAGACGGCGCCTCCGGTGCAACGTCCGATACTAAATCCGGTGCCGCCGAGAGCACCCCGGCACCGTCCGCACAGCCCTCCGCGGCTCCTGCCTCCGCTTCCGCCGGATCGCCGGCGGCCTCCGCCAACGGACAGCCTTCGGGAGGCGGCTCCGAGCCTCAGCGCATCGGCAGCGACGGGCGTTTCTACTCCCCGCTGGTGCGCAGCATCGCCCGCGAGGAGAACATCTCCCAGGAGGAGCTCGAGCGCATCGAAGGCTCGGGCAAGGGTGGACGCGTGGCCAAGCAGGACGTAATGCAGTACCTGGAAGACCGCAAGGCCGGCAAGGTGCAGCAGCCTGCCGCGCAGCAGGCGCCCGCCGAACAGCAGCAGCGCGCACGGCAGGCCGCCAAGAGCGGGGAGAGCGCCATTTCCGCGGGCGAGCTGAACGTGGAGCGCCCCTCCGGCAATACCGAGATTATCAAGATGGACCGCATGCGCAAGATGATTGCCGAGCATATGGTCCGCTCCAAGCAGATGGCCGCCCACGTCACCACCTTTGCCGAGGTGGATGTTACCGAGCTGGTGCGCTGGCGGGAGGCCAACAAGAAGACCTTTGCCGAGCGCGCGGGCGTGAAACTGACCTACACGCCGCTTTTCATTGAGCAGATCATCCAGGCCATTCGCGAGTTCCCCCTCATCAACTCTTCGGTGGATATGGAGAAGGAGGAGATCATCCTCAAGCGCGACATCAACTTCGGCCTGGCCGTGGCCCTGGGACAGGGCGGCGAGGGCGGGCTCATCGTGCCCGTCATCAAGAAGGCCCAGGAGAAGAACCTGGTGGGACTGGCCGAGGAGGTGGCCCAGCTGGCTGACAAGGCGCGCAACAAGAACCTGAGTCCGGACGACCTGGTGGGCGGCACCATTACCCTCACCAACTATGGAAGCGTGGGCAACCTCATGGGCACGCCCATTATCAACCAGCCGCAGGTGGCCATCATGGGAACGGGCGTCATCGAGAAGCGTCCCGTGGTGATGGAAACCAACCATGGCGACGTGATCGCCATCCGTCACATGATGTACCTCTCCATGAGCTACGACCACCGCATTATCGACGGCGCCCACGGAGGAGCCTTCCTCAACCGGGTGAAAGAGCTGCTGGAGAACTTCGACGCCGACCGGGCGGTCTGA
- a CDS encoding SDR family NAD(P)-dependent oxidoreductase, translated as MSVELKDRHVVVTGGAGALGQAVTGLLLQVGASCSVPCYSKKEMDEAPFDRGEHVFMEAGVDLADEKQAGHFYAEAVDRLGPLWASVHLAGGFGMGNIENTGAEAFRGQWSLNTLTCYNSCRAAVRHMRQTGEGGRIVNVASRPALEPRQGKGMPAYTAAKAAVAALTQALGAELAGDGILVNAVAPSVIDTPQNRTDMPEADYETWPKPREIARQILWLASPNNRVTRGAVVPVYGKS; from the coding sequence ATGAGCGTTGAACTCAAGGACCGACACGTCGTCGTAACGGGAGGGGCCGGCGCCCTGGGACAGGCCGTCACGGGCCTGCTGCTCCAGGTGGGCGCCAGCTGCAGCGTACCCTGCTACAGCAAGAAGGAGATGGACGAGGCCCCCTTCGACCGGGGCGAGCACGTCTTTATGGAGGCCGGGGTGGACCTGGCCGACGAAAAGCAGGCCGGACACTTTTACGCCGAGGCGGTGGACCGCCTGGGTCCCCTCTGGGCCTCGGTGCACCTGGCCGGCGGATTCGGCATGGGCAACATCGAAAACACCGGAGCGGAAGCGTTCCGCGGGCAGTGGTCCCTCAACACCCTCACCTGCTACAACAGCTGCCGCGCGGCGGTGCGCCACATGCGGCAGACGGGCGAGGGAGGGCGCATCGTAAATGTGGCCTCCCGCCCCGCCCTGGAACCACGTCAGGGCAAGGGCATGCCGGCCTACACGGCCGCCAAGGCCGCCGTGGCTGCCCTCACGCAGGCATTGGGAGCCGAACTGGCCGGCGACGGCATCCTGGTCAACGCCGTGGCCCCCTCGGTCATCGACACCCCGCAGAACCGCACTGACATGCCGGAGGCCGACTACGAGACCTGGCCCAAGCCCCGCGAGATTGCGAGGCAGATCCTCTGGCTGGCCTCCCCGAATAACCGGGTGACGCGCGGAGCGGTGGTGCCGGTCTACGGGAAGTCCTAA
- the panD gene encoding aspartate 1-decarboxylase produces MKLTMFKSKLHQMKVTEANLHYEGSITIDRELLEEAGILPYEKVQVLNITNGSRLETYTIAGEAGSRVCCLNGAAARLTQVGDRIIVIAYAEMTPEEAEGHKPRVVVVDANNEPKKIISESEYATGYDLESGMVDNTLQNGSG; encoded by the coding sequence ATGAAGCTGACCATGTTCAAATCGAAGCTGCACCAGATGAAGGTGACCGAAGCGAACCTTCACTACGAAGGCAGCATCACCATCGACCGCGAGCTGCTGGAGGAGGCCGGCATCCTCCCCTACGAGAAGGTGCAGGTGCTCAATATTACCAACGGCTCGCGCCTGGAGACCTATACCATTGCAGGCGAAGCCGGCTCACGGGTCTGCTGCCTGAACGGGGCGGCCGCCCGCCTCACGCAGGTGGGCGACCGCATCATTGTCATCGCCTATGCGGAGATGACCCCCGAGGAGGCCGAGGGACACAAACCCAGGGTGGTGGTGGTCGACGCGAACAACGAGCCGAAGAAGATTATCAGCGAGAGCGAGTATGCCACGGGCTACGACCTGGAGAGCGGGATGGTGGATAACACGCTCCAGAACGGCTCGGGCTAG
- a CDS encoding VOC family protein: MHSHQNGIHHITALSGAAQTNATFYVDTLGLRFIGKSVNQDDPSTPHLFYGNAEGTPGSELTFFPWPRAIKGEPSSGEAQVVAFAIPTGSLDFWQERLEEMEIDFEGPDERFGAQVLRFGDPDGMDLELVTDPGVEELPGWASPGVPAKHAIRGFWGATLRLTETEGTARVLGEVLGFEKAETEGAIERWRTDAAVGGNVLLETVEPHQGRNGRGIIHHVAFRTADEKTQKAYRQQVMEMGLNPTQVIDRHFFKSVYFQEPGGVLFEIATDGPGFGAEKTDENLADEWKLPPWYESHREQIESRLPEIRTGQAE, encoded by the coding sequence ATGCACTCCCACCAAAACGGCATACACCATATCACCGCCCTCAGCGGGGCGGCCCAGACCAACGCCACCTTCTACGTGGACACCCTCGGCCTGCGCTTCATCGGCAAGTCGGTGAACCAGGACGACCCCAGCACGCCCCACCTCTTCTACGGCAACGCCGAAGGCACGCCCGGCAGCGAACTCACCTTCTTTCCATGGCCCCGGGCCATCAAGGGGGAGCCCTCCAGCGGGGAGGCGCAGGTGGTGGCCTTTGCCATCCCGACCGGCTCGCTCGATTTCTGGCAGGAGCGTCTGGAGGAGATGGAAATAGATTTCGAAGGACCCGACGAACGCTTCGGCGCGCAGGTGCTTCGCTTCGGGGACCCCGACGGTATGGACCTGGAGCTGGTCACCGATCCCGGCGTCGAGGAGCTCCCCGGATGGGCATCCCCCGGCGTGCCCGCCAAACACGCCATCCGCGGCTTCTGGGGCGCTACCCTCCGCCTGACCGAGACCGAGGGCACCGCCCGCGTGCTGGGCGAGGTGCTGGGCTTCGAGAAGGCCGAAACGGAGGGCGCCATCGAACGCTGGCGCACCGATGCGGCCGTAGGAGGCAATGTGCTGCTGGAAACCGTGGAACCTCATCAGGGACGCAATGGTCGGGGCATTATCCACCATGTGGCCTTCCGGACGGCCGACGAGAAAACCCAGAAAGCCTACCGCCAGCAGGTCATGGAGATGGGACTGAATCCCACCCAGGTCATCGACCGGCATTTCTTCAAGTCGGTCTACTTCCAGGAGCCAGGCGGCGTGCTCTTCGAGATCGCCACGGACGGACCCGGCTTCGGGGCGGAAAAAACCGACGAAAACCTCGCTGACGAATGGAAGCTGCCGCCCTGGTACGAATCGCACCGCGAGCAGATCGAGAGCCGCCTGCCGGAGATACGCACCGGCCAGGCCGAATAA
- a CDS encoding PLP-dependent transferase produces the protein MSRFETRAIHAGKPRPSKGEDLVPPIHRSTVYALDKEGYEEGDPNYTRYDNPNRRQLEGLLADLEEGTGCAAFASGVAAATAVFQALDPGDHVLMPDDVYAGNRKLVRELFGRWGLQYDFVPMSGTGRIEEALRDNTRLVWLETPSNPMLNITDIAAVCEMVDGSGAKVLVDNTFLTPFNQRPLTLGADLVLHSTTKFLGGHSDIQGGAVIAREEDSFMELIRDIQVTAGAVPSPEDCWLLARSIQTLSYRMRAHNQNGMELALFLQNHPAVEKVYYPGLATHAGYENAQKQMSGFGGMISFLLKTRAQGGEAGLEAVRAVAGSRLIQRATSLGGVESTWEHRRSSEGEDSETPHNLVRISVGLEHEEDLKADLERALEGLERPAGD, from the coding sequence ATGAGCCGATTCGAGACCCGCGCCATCCACGCCGGCAAGCCCCGCCCTTCCAAGGGTGAGGACCTGGTGCCCCCTATCCACCGAAGCACGGTCTACGCCCTCGACAAGGAGGGCTACGAGGAGGGGGACCCCAACTATACGCGCTACGACAACCCCAACCGCCGCCAGCTCGAAGGGCTGCTGGCCGATTTGGAGGAGGGGACCGGCTGCGCCGCTTTCGCCTCGGGAGTGGCCGCCGCCACGGCGGTCTTCCAGGCCCTGGATCCCGGCGACCATGTGCTGATGCCCGACGACGTCTACGCCGGCAACCGCAAGCTGGTCAGGGAGCTCTTCGGGCGCTGGGGACTGCAGTACGATTTTGTGCCTATGAGCGGCACGGGACGCATCGAGGAGGCGCTGCGCGACAATACCCGCCTGGTCTGGCTGGAGACCCCCTCCAACCCCATGCTGAACATCACCGACATTGCGGCGGTCTGCGAAATGGTCGACGGGAGCGGCGCGAAGGTGCTGGTCGACAATACCTTCCTGACCCCCTTCAACCAGCGGCCCCTCACCCTGGGCGCCGACCTGGTGCTGCACTCCACCACCAAGTTCCTCGGGGGACACAGCGATATTCAGGGCGGGGCGGTGATCGCCCGGGAGGAGGATTCCTTCATGGAGCTTATCCGAGATATACAGGTGACCGCCGGCGCGGTGCCCTCCCCGGAAGACTGCTGGCTGCTGGCCCGCAGCATACAGACCCTTTCGTACCGCATGCGCGCACACAACCAGAACGGCATGGAGCTGGCCCTCTTTCTGCAGAACCACCCGGCCGTGGAGAAGGTATACTACCCCGGCCTGGCTACCCACGCGGGTTATGAGAACGCCCAAAAGCAGATGAGCGGCTTCGGGGGGATGATCTCCTTCCTGCTGAAGACCCGCGCGCAGGGTGGGGAGGCGGGTCTCGAGGCCGTCCGCGCAGTAGCCGGATCGCGCCTCATCCAGCGGGCCACCAGCCTGGGCGGGGTGGAGAGCACCTGGGAGCACCGCCGCAGCAGCGAGGGGGAGGACTCGGAGACCCCGCATAACCTGGTTCGCATCAGTGTAGGGCTGGAGCATGAGGAGGACCTTAAAGCGGACCTTGAGCGGGCGCTGGAAGGCCTGGAACGCCCTGCTGGAGACTGA
- a CDS encoding alpha/beta hydrolase: MDLFRAQTDNPFSGPHQNGTVEQAGAKSDDAEAAMILVHGRGATAAGMMGLAREFDMPTFRYLAPQASGHTWYPNSFLEDKEKNQPGLDSGLQALHDLFNKLAGEGIPAEKTVLLGFSQGACLATEYAARHPRRFGGVVGYSGGLIGPSVDASAYSGDLEGTPVFLGCSDRDPHIPQERVETTAQVLEGLGGEVTKKIYPNMPHTVNEDELNRTRDLMTRLTTKK; this comes from the coding sequence ATGGACCTATTCCGAGCACAGACCGACAATCCTTTCAGCGGACCGCATCAGAACGGCACCGTGGAGCAGGCAGGCGCCAAGTCCGACGATGCGGAGGCCGCCATGATTTTGGTGCACGGCCGCGGCGCCACCGCGGCCGGCATGATGGGACTGGCCCGCGAGTTCGACATGCCGACGTTCCGCTACCTGGCTCCACAGGCCTCCGGACACACCTGGTACCCCAATTCGTTCCTGGAGGATAAGGAGAAGAATCAGCCCGGGCTGGACAGCGGCCTGCAAGCGCTGCACGATCTCTTCAACAAGTTGGCCGGGGAGGGCATCCCGGCCGAAAAAACCGTCCTGCTGGGATTCTCCCAGGGCGCCTGCCTGGCCACCGAGTACGCCGCGCGGCACCCGCGCCGCTTCGGCGGGGTGGTGGGCTACAGCGGGGGACTGATCGGCCCGTCGGTCGACGCCTCCGCCTATTCCGGCGACCTGGAGGGCACGCCCGTCTTCCTGGGCTGCAGCGACCGTGACCCCCATATCCCGCAGGAGCGGGTGGAGACCACCGCGCAGGTGCTGGAAGGGCTGGGCGGGGAGGTCACCAAAAAGATCTATCCCAACATGCCGCACACCGTCAATGAAGATGAGCTTAACCGCACCCGTGATCTGATGACTAGGTTGACAACCAAAAAGTAG
- a CDS encoding VOC family protein, producing MNSSGLHHITAVAGDPQRNYDFYAGLLGLRLVKKTVNFDDPSVYHLYYGDREGNPGTVLTFFPWSRLQKGHPDRGQAVALSFAVPPGALDYWSERLDGEHVGMVEPFERFGRRVMGLQDPDGLHLELAESEEAAGMPGPDNGRVPDEHAVRALQGVTLAEGDPGPTAELLTGVLGYEHAASEGDRHLYLPAGGENSGEHSSVGHGSAVEIIGGAELDGRPGRGTVHHVAFRARDEEHQDQIARALIDRGYHVTDRRDRQYFRSVYFHEPGGVLLEIATDGPGFAIDEEPSQLGGELKLPDWLESKRDTIEADLKELQTL from the coding sequence ATGAACAGCTCCGGCCTCCATCACATCACCGCCGTCGCGGGTGACCCGCAGCGCAACTACGATTTCTACGCAGGCCTTCTGGGGCTGCGGCTGGTCAAGAAGACCGTCAACTTCGACGATCCTTCCGTCTACCACCTCTACTACGGCGACCGCGAGGGGAACCCAGGCACCGTGCTGACCTTCTTTCCCTGGTCACGCCTGCAGAAAGGGCATCCCGACCGGGGGCAGGCCGTGGCTCTCTCCTTCGCCGTGCCCCCGGGCGCCCTGGACTACTGGAGCGAGCGTCTCGACGGAGAGCATGTGGGCATGGTGGAGCCTTTTGAGCGATTCGGGCGACGCGTGATGGGCCTGCAGGACCCCGACGGACTGCATCTGGAGCTGGCCGAGTCGGAGGAGGCCGCTGGCATGCCGGGACCCGACAACGGCCGGGTCCCCGACGAGCACGCCGTCCGTGCCCTACAGGGCGTCACCCTGGCCGAAGGCGATCCCGGTCCCACCGCCGAACTGCTGACCGGCGTACTGGGATATGAACACGCCGCCTCGGAGGGTGACCGCCACCTCTACCTGCCGGCTGGCGGGGAAAACTCCGGCGAGCATAGCTCCGTCGGGCACGGCTCCGCCGTGGAAATTATCGGCGGAGCGGAACTGGACGGGCGCCCCGGCCGCGGCACCGTTCACCATGTGGCCTTCCGGGCAAGGGACGAGGAACACCAGGACCAGATCGCCCGGGCCCTGATAGACCGCGGCTACCACGTCACCGACCGCAGGGACCGGCAGTATTTCCGGTCGGTCTACTTTCACGAACCTGGCGGGGTGCTGCTTGAAATCGCCACCGACGGGCCCGGTTTCGCCATTGACGAGGAACCCTCGCAGCTGGGCGGTGAGTTGAAACTGCCCGACTGGCTTGAATCAAAGCGTGATACCATCGAAGCCGACCTCAAGGAACTGCAAACCCTATAG
- the panC gene encoding pantoate--beta-alanine ligase — translation MDVDRTIPEVRGRVARWRKEGHRVGFVPTMGALHEGHLSLFRLAAERCDRVVASVYVNPEQFAPDEDFESYPRDLEGDLAKAGENGVDAVFAPDDEVMYGDRKNLRIEIDELNEHMDGGSRPGFFEGILLVVNKLFNIVRPDLAVFGQKDIQQFRILQRMVTEFHHPVELVMGPIVRANDGLALSSRNAYLDDGQREVAPSLYRSLRWLKGQIEEGARNLELLMGHQKSELEAKGFEIDYLNLFDYASMQPVDTPKKGEKYILAGAVYLGKTRLIDNMILELDS, via the coding sequence ATGGACGTTGACCGCACCATCCCCGAAGTACGCGGAAGGGTGGCCCGCTGGCGCAAGGAGGGCCACCGGGTAGGCTTCGTACCCACCATGGGCGCCCTGCACGAGGGGCACCTGTCTCTCTTCCGCCTGGCTGCCGAAAGGTGCGACCGCGTGGTGGCCTCCGTCTACGTCAATCCCGAGCAGTTTGCCCCCGACGAGGACTTTGAATCGTACCCGCGCGACCTGGAGGGCGACCTGGCCAAGGCGGGCGAGAACGGCGTGGACGCCGTCTTCGCTCCTGATGACGAGGTGATGTACGGCGACCGAAAAAATCTGCGCATTGAGATCGATGAGCTCAACGAGCATATGGACGGCGGCTCGCGGCCCGGCTTTTTCGAGGGCATTCTGCTGGTGGTCAACAAGCTGTTTAATATCGTGCGGCCTGACCTGGCGGTTTTCGGGCAGAAGGACATCCAGCAGTTCCGCATCCTGCAGCGTATGGTGACCGAGTTTCACCACCCGGTGGAGCTGGTTATGGGACCCATCGTCCGGGCGAATGACGGGCTGGCTCTCAGCAGCCGTAACGCCTACCTGGACGACGGGCAGCGCGAAGTGGCTCCCTCCCTCTACCGGTCGCTCCGCTGGCTGAAGGGCCAGATCGAGGAGGGTGCCCGCAACCTGGAGCTTCTGATGGGTCACCAGAAGTCGGAACTGGAGGCAAAAGGCTTCGAAATTGATTATCTTAACCTGTTTGACTACGCGTCGATGCAGCCCGTTGACACTCCGAAGAAGGGTGAGAAATACATACTGGCGGGTGCCGTTTATCTTGGGAAGACACGGCTGATTGACAATATGATTTTGGAACTCGATTCCTGA
- a CDS encoding M48 family metallopeptidase, producing MNLFSAIILAALAVDFLLNLAADLANLRALRGELPEEFEEVYDRETYARSQVYTRERTRFGILVSVFNLGLLLFFWFLGGFNGLDQLVQSWGMGVIGTGLAWVGILVLLKGLFSLPFSLYSTFVIEEEFGFNKTTLKTYFMDRLKGLVLGAVLGGPLLAGVIAFFAYGGSLAWLYAWGAVSLFTLFVQFIAPRWIMPLFNDFEPLEEGGLRDKIRAYADEVRFALEGIYVMDGSKRSSKSNAFFTGFGKNKRIALFDTLVENHTEDELVAVLAHEVGHYKKKHILQNIAVSVAQTGVMFFLLSVFLDSSGLYEAFYMEQASVYAGLLFFGLLYAPLDMLLSLVMQAVSRRHEYQADAFAARTWRADPMISALKKLSRDNLSNLTPHPFYVFINYSHPPVLQRIRALRSVAASPAS from the coding sequence ATGAATCTCTTTTCGGCCATCATTCTGGCGGCACTCGCCGTCGACTTCCTGCTCAACCTGGCGGCGGACCTGGCCAACCTGCGCGCCCTCCGCGGGGAGCTGCCCGAGGAGTTCGAGGAGGTCTACGACCGGGAGACCTACGCCCGCTCGCAGGTCTACACCCGGGAGCGGACGCGCTTCGGGATTCTGGTTTCGGTCTTCAACCTGGGACTTCTTCTCTTCTTCTGGTTCCTGGGGGGCTTCAACGGCCTCGACCAGCTGGTGCAAAGCTGGGGAATGGGCGTCATCGGCACCGGACTGGCCTGGGTGGGCATCCTGGTGCTGCTCAAGGGTCTCTTTTCGCTGCCTTTCAGCCTCTACTCCACCTTCGTGATCGAGGAGGAGTTCGGTTTCAACAAGACCACGCTCAAGACCTATTTCATGGACCGGCTCAAGGGACTGGTCCTGGGGGCGGTGCTGGGGGGACCCCTGCTGGCGGGCGTGATCGCCTTTTTTGCCTATGGCGGATCCCTCGCCTGGCTCTACGCCTGGGGGGCCGTGAGCCTGTTTACCCTCTTCGTACAATTCATCGCACCGCGCTGGATCATGCCCCTTTTCAACGACTTCGAGCCCCTGGAGGAGGGGGGGCTGCGCGACAAGATCCGCGCCTACGCCGACGAGGTGCGCTTTGCCCTGGAGGGAATTTACGTAATGGACGGCTCCAAGCGCTCCAGCAAGTCCAACGCCTTCTTCACCGGTTTCGGCAAGAACAAGCGCATCGCCCTCTTCGATACCCTTGTTGAAAACCATACGGAGGACGAGCTGGTGGCCGTGCTGGCCCATGAAGTCGGCCACTACAAAAAGAAGCACATCCTGCAGAACATCGCGGTGAGCGTGGCCCAGACCGGGGTGATGTTCTTCCTGCTCTCGGTCTTTCTCGATTCTTCCGGGCTATACGAGGCCTTCTACATGGAGCAGGCTTCGGTCTACGCCGGACTGCTTTTTTTCGGGTTGCTCTACGCGCCGCTGGACATGCTGCTTTCGCTGGTCATGCAGGCGGTCTCCCGGCGACATGAGTACCAGGCCGACGCCTTTGCGGCCCGCACCTGGCGCGCCGATCCCATGATCAGCGCCCTCAAAAAGCTCTCGAGGGACAATCTCTCCAACCTCACCCCGCACCCCTTTTACGTGTTTATCAACTACTCCCACCCGCCGGTGCTGCAGCGCATCCGCGCGCTCCGGTCGGTGGCAGCCTCCCCCGCATCCTGA
- a CDS encoding ATP-binding protein gives MVETDRVEYKSGWNPEDIIHTMCAFANDIHNLGGGFIVLGVEEKEGLPQLPPKGLQRNQIDAIQNKLLELSNMIHPAYFGISTVSEISEIPILVLQCPGGDHRPYSAPVSLSRKSKDRAYWIRRYSSTVRANSNERQTLHEMAAKVPFDDRICHQASLTDLSLSLVKEFLKKVESPLFEQADTISFQDLCRQMQIVKGSEEQIKPVNVGLLLFNENPERFFPVTQIEVVIYRDEVGDRFSERAPTYRRTCNRFPQNI, from the coding sequence GTGGTCGAAACCGACCGGGTTGAATATAAGTCCGGCTGGAACCCGGAGGATATCATCCACACCATGTGTGCCTTTGCCAATGACATCCATAACTTGGGCGGCGGGTTTATAGTTCTGGGTGTGGAAGAAAAAGAAGGTCTTCCGCAACTGCCTCCAAAAGGGTTGCAAAGAAACCAAATTGATGCTATCCAAAATAAGCTGCTGGAATTGAGTAATATGATTCATCCGGCTTATTTTGGGATTTCAACCGTTTCAGAGATATCTGAGATACCAATATTGGTGCTTCAATGTCCGGGTGGAGATCATCGCCCCTATTCTGCTCCGGTATCCCTTTCAAGGAAAAGTAAAGATCGTGCATACTGGATTCGACGGTATAGTTCTACTGTCCGGGCCAATTCAAATGAGCGGCAAACGTTGCACGAGATGGCTGCGAAAGTTCCGTTTGATGATCGAATTTGTCACCAAGCTTCTTTAACGGATCTTAGCCTTTCTCTTGTCAAAGAATTTCTGAAAAAGGTAGAAAGCCCACTGTTCGAACAGGCGGATACTATCTCATTCCAGGATTTGTGCCGCCAGATGCAGATCGTAAAAGGTTCTGAAGAGCAGATCAAACCGGTGAATGTGGGATTACTGTTGTTCAACGAAAATCCCGAACGGTTTTTCCCGGTTACACAAATTGAGGTGGTTATCTATCGGGATGAGGTAGGCGACCGATTTTCTGAAAGAGCTCCAACTTACAGAAGGACGTGCAACCGGTTTCCCCAAAATATATGA